One window from the genome of Micromonospora aurantiaca ATCC 27029 encodes:
- a CDS encoding glycoside hydrolase family 127 protein, which yields MTMARSVPAAAPVLPTRGRFRPLGLGEVRITGGFWADRQSVNADASLGHIGHWLEREGWIRNFDLVASGGPAGGRRGREFSDSEVYKYLEAMAWEIGRSGDPRLESVFGRVVGRVARAQDGDGYLNTRFGHRGQPPRWSDLGHGHELYCASHLLQAAVARARTRPHADDGLVAVARRVADNICDTFGPDGLDGLCGHPEIETALVEFARTTGDDRYLAQAALFLDRRGHGRLGDVEWGREYFQDETPVREATVLRGHAVRANYLACGAVDVAVERDDPGLMKAVRHQWRTAVARRTYLTGGQGSRHQDEAFGADWVLPPDRAYSETCAAVGSVMLAWRLLLASGDPGCADLIERTLFNVVAASPAADGRAFFYTNTLHRRELGARPDDDRPSIRAEAAQRAPWFEVSCCPTNVARTLAGLGAYVATTDDEGLQIHQYVPATVAHRTPDGGGRHLTVTTGYPDDGMVRVRIDSDDERPWTLSLRVPDWAGRGATLTVGGRTRTAHPGYVTERRTWRSGDEVVLSLPVQPRFTYPDPRIDAVRGCVAVERGPLVLAVESVDVPPGADLQGLHVDTTRPPRSAGDRVSVRCRRLDWPDHDWPYRGTAAPPAESVTEPVEVPLVAYHSWANRGPSTMRVWLPAG from the coding sequence ATGACCATGGCTCGTAGCGTGCCCGCCGCCGCACCCGTCCTGCCGACGCGCGGCCGGTTCCGGCCGCTCGGGCTCGGTGAGGTACGCATCACCGGCGGATTCTGGGCGGACCGGCAGTCCGTCAACGCGGACGCGAGCCTGGGGCACATCGGGCACTGGCTGGAGCGGGAGGGCTGGATCCGCAACTTCGACCTGGTCGCCTCCGGCGGGCCGGCCGGCGGGCGCCGGGGGCGCGAGTTCTCCGACTCGGAGGTCTACAAGTACCTCGAGGCGATGGCGTGGGAGATCGGCCGCAGCGGCGACCCGCGGCTGGAGTCGGTCTTCGGCCGCGTCGTCGGCCGGGTGGCGCGGGCGCAGGACGGCGACGGCTACCTCAACACGCGGTTCGGGCACCGGGGGCAACCACCGCGCTGGTCCGACCTCGGGCACGGGCACGAGCTCTACTGCGCCAGCCACCTGCTCCAGGCGGCCGTCGCCCGGGCCCGGACCCGTCCGCACGCCGACGACGGACTGGTGGCGGTCGCCCGGCGGGTCGCCGACAACATCTGCGACACGTTCGGGCCGGACGGGCTCGACGGGCTGTGCGGGCACCCGGAGATCGAGACCGCGCTCGTCGAGTTCGCCCGCACGACCGGCGACGACCGCTACCTGGCCCAGGCGGCGCTCTTCCTCGACCGGCGCGGCCACGGCCGGCTGGGGGACGTGGAGTGGGGACGCGAGTACTTCCAGGACGAGACGCCGGTACGCGAGGCGACGGTGCTGCGGGGACACGCGGTCCGCGCGAACTACCTGGCCTGCGGGGCGGTCGACGTCGCCGTCGAGCGGGACGACCCGGGGCTGATGAAGGCGGTACGCCACCAGTGGCGTACCGCTGTGGCCCGGCGGACCTACCTCACCGGCGGGCAGGGTTCCCGGCACCAGGACGAGGCGTTCGGCGCCGACTGGGTGCTGCCGCCCGACCGCGCCTACTCCGAGACGTGCGCGGCGGTGGGCTCGGTGATGCTGGCCTGGCGGCTGCTGCTCGCCTCCGGCGACCCCGGCTGTGCCGATCTCATCGAGCGGACCCTGTTCAACGTGGTCGCGGCGTCCCCGGCGGCCGACGGCCGGGCGTTCTTCTACACCAACACGCTGCACCGCCGGGAACTCGGCGCCCGTCCTGACGACGACCGGCCGAGCATCCGCGCCGAGGCGGCCCAGCGGGCGCCCTGGTTCGAGGTGTCGTGCTGCCCGACGAACGTCGCGCGCACCCTGGCCGGCCTCGGCGCGTACGTGGCGACCACCGACGACGAGGGCCTCCAGATCCACCAGTACGTGCCGGCGACCGTCGCCCACCGCACCCCGGACGGGGGCGGGCGGCACCTGACGGTCACCACCGGCTATCCGGACGACGGCATGGTCCGGGTACGGATCGACAGCGACGACGAGCGGCCCTGGACCCTGTCGTTGCGGGTGCCGGACTGGGCGGGGCGGGGTGCGACGCTGACCGTCGGCGGCCGGACCCGCACCGCGCATCCGGGCTACGTCACCGAGCGCCGGACGTGGCGGAGCGGGGACGAGGTCGTGCTGAGCCTGCCGGTGCAGCCCCGGTTCACGTACCCGGACCCCCGCATCGACGCGGTCCGTGGATGCGTGGCGGTGGAACGCGGGCCGCTGGTGCTCGCGGTCGAGTCGGTGGACGTGCCGCCGGGCGCGGACCTGCAAGGGCTGCACGTCGACACGACCCGGCCGCCCCGGAGCGCCGGCGACCGGGTGTCGGTGCGCTGCCGGCGGCTCGACTGGCCCGACCACGACTGGCCCTACCGTGGTACGGCCGCGCCGCCGGCCGAGTCGGTGACGGAACCGGTCGAGGTCCCGCTCGTGGCGTACCACTCCTGGGCCAACCGGGGGCCGTCCACCATGCGGGTCTGGCTGCCGGCCGGCTGA
- a CDS encoding MGH1-like glycoside hydrolase domain-containing protein, which yields MNTWDPPGSPHLDRAGPEVRTSPPPAVRRFRRVTGAALALVVVGALTPVAASPAQAAQTIGYPTFGGPAVPQPPVGYTTGNMMQSIYDAEKAGTDFWIDRLLSRSGGGDPSDADGGILMTRGRALFMKQHNPAVIGFGGRVAYWESISEAAAYSIALGPGTFTEQSSQRWQAPSHWRSVYAGGPVQATVTKFITDNNVAVTNLSIRNSGGAPVTLTLRATSPYASSGSGNELTGSTGVKNGLTTLATRLAGDGFTASGGALTRTVTVAAGATVQTKVVMGFTAREIPQSSTDYLSYRDATPDAAFATHVRAYHRWWAENVPYIDVPEPAIKKNIYYRWWLMRFNHLDADIPGQTFQFPTSVEGALGYNNAIALTQPMHIDDLKYLRDPKYAYGDWLSVGQVSKGGRFLDNPGDPENWSNSYTQYIAEAAWRSYQLHGGQPGIAASLARYAEGDVKGQLAHYDRDGSGIIEYDWGALTGNDADAVSFHWRPGNLDRAEGAYQYSGALAAAQAYEAVGNSAKAAEMRALAARIRNAIVTVLWNPADNLLEHRHVATNAHVPWKEINNYYPYAVGLMPATDQYKQALRLLADPAEYPIFPFYTANQRDKAAAAAAGSPGSNNFSTINSTVQFRLLSSVLRTYPNQWVGPEDYKKLLYWNVWAQYVNGDTRWPDANEFWADWNPGGKRIDYRSWIHHNILGSSNWTVVEDVAGLRPRNDNRVELSPIAIGWPNFTVNNIRYRTSDLTIVWDDPGDGVTRYPGVPEGYSIYVNGNRAVTVDKLVPLVFDPSSGSVSFPGATAGVTFSTPVPGMRAPNQVVHSDAGTVDLLAKAGVDLSANLPDLADGARVTASTTASGTSAGAAIDGYPTNEPFWGAGGSAAQDWYEIDFGSPKTVDELRLYVKDSRPAGATYRPPASYQVQYHDGSAWVNVGAQVGTPAAPQGNYNNVRFAAVAAQRIRVVLTHAGGARSGLTEVQAYHRGGSTPPASTSYEAEASGNTLTGQAAVRSSAGASGGALVGYVGNGTANTLRFTNVTANAAGPRTVTVSYASAEARSTQISVNGGAPVTVATRAPAAGTPSARSASRSRSTRARTPSPSATPRAGRRTSTASRSAEPRRW from the coding sequence ATGAACACATGGGATCCTCCCGGAAGTCCACACCTCGATCGGGCCGGGCCGGAGGTGCGCACGTCGCCACCCCCGGCCGTCCGCCGGTTCCGGCGGGTCACCGGAGCGGCGCTCGCCCTGGTGGTCGTCGGCGCGCTCACCCCGGTGGCCGCGAGCCCCGCACAGGCCGCTCAGACCATCGGCTATCCCACCTTCGGCGGCCCGGCGGTCCCGCAGCCGCCGGTCGGGTACACCACCGGCAACATGATGCAGTCGATCTACGACGCGGAGAAGGCGGGCACCGACTTCTGGATCGACCGGCTGCTGTCGCGCTCCGGCGGCGGCGATCCGTCCGACGCCGACGGCGGGATCCTGATGACCCGCGGGCGGGCCCTGTTCATGAAACAGCACAACCCGGCGGTGATCGGCTTCGGCGGCCGGGTGGCGTACTGGGAGAGCATCAGCGAGGCCGCCGCGTACTCGATCGCGCTGGGCCCGGGGACGTTCACCGAGCAGAGCAGCCAGCGCTGGCAGGCGCCCAGCCACTGGAGGAGCGTGTACGCCGGGGGCCCGGTGCAGGCCACAGTCACCAAGTTCATCACCGACAACAACGTCGCGGTCACCAACCTGTCGATCAGGAACAGCGGCGGCGCTCCTGTCACACTCACCCTGCGGGCCACCTCGCCGTACGCGTCGTCCGGCAGCGGCAACGAGCTGACCGGGTCGACCGGTGTGAAGAACGGCCTCACCACGCTCGCCACGAGGCTGGCCGGTGACGGCTTCACCGCGTCCGGCGGCGCGCTGACCCGGACGGTCACCGTCGCCGCCGGCGCCACGGTGCAGACCAAGGTGGTCATGGGGTTCACCGCCCGGGAGATCCCGCAGTCGTCGACCGACTACCTGAGCTACCGCGACGCCACCCCGGACGCCGCCTTCGCCACCCACGTCCGCGCCTACCACAGGTGGTGGGCCGAGAACGTCCCCTACATCGACGTGCCGGAACCGGCGATCAAGAAGAACATCTACTACCGCTGGTGGCTGATGCGCTTCAACCACCTCGACGCCGACATCCCCGGGCAGACCTTCCAGTTCCCGACGTCGGTGGAGGGCGCGCTGGGCTACAACAACGCCATCGCGTTGACCCAGCCGATGCACATCGACGACCTGAAGTACCTGCGCGACCCGAAGTACGCCTACGGCGACTGGCTCTCGGTCGGTCAGGTGTCCAAGGGCGGACGCTTCCTGGACAACCCCGGCGACCCGGAGAACTGGTCCAACAGCTACACCCAGTACATCGCCGAGGCGGCCTGGCGCAGCTACCAGCTCCACGGCGGCCAGCCCGGCATCGCGGCCAGCCTCGCCCGCTACGCCGAAGGCGACGTCAAGGGCCAGCTCGCCCACTACGACCGCGACGGCAGCGGCATCATCGAGTACGACTGGGGCGCGCTGACCGGCAACGACGCCGACGCCGTCTCGTTCCACTGGCGCCCCGGCAACCTGGACCGGGCCGAGGGCGCGTACCAGTACAGCGGCGCGCTGGCCGCCGCGCAGGCGTACGAGGCGGTCGGCAACTCGGCCAAGGCCGCCGAGATGCGGGCCCTGGCCGCCCGGATCCGCAACGCGATCGTCACGGTGCTCTGGAACCCGGCCGACAACCTGCTGGAACACCGGCACGTGGCGACGAACGCCCACGTGCCGTGGAAGGAGATCAACAACTACTACCCGTACGCGGTCGGCCTGATGCCCGCCACCGATCAGTACAAGCAGGCGCTGCGCCTCCTCGCCGACCCGGCGGAGTACCCGATCTTCCCGTTCTACACCGCCAACCAGCGGGACAAGGCCGCCGCGGCGGCCGCCGGCTCGCCCGGCAGCAACAACTTCTCCACCATCAACTCCACAGTGCAGTTCCGGCTGCTCTCCTCGGTCCTGCGCACCTACCCCAACCAGTGGGTCGGCCCGGAGGACTACAAGAAGCTGCTCTACTGGAACGTCTGGGCCCAGTACGTCAACGGCGACACCCGCTGGCCCGACGCCAACGAGTTCTGGGCCGACTGGAACCCGGGCGGCAAGCGCATCGACTACCGCTCCTGGATCCACCACAACATCCTCGGCAGCAGCAACTGGACGGTCGTCGAGGACGTGGCCGGTCTGCGGCCGCGCAACGACAACCGGGTCGAGTTGTCGCCGATCGCCATCGGCTGGCCGAACTTCACAGTCAACAACATCCGCTACCGCACCAGCGACCTGACGATCGTCTGGGACGACCCGGGCGACGGGGTGACCCGGTACCCGGGCGTCCCCGAGGGGTACTCGATCTACGTCAACGGGAACCGGGCCGTCACCGTCGACAAGCTCGTGCCGCTGGTCTTCGACCCGTCCAGCGGATCGGTCAGCTTCCCCGGCGCCACCGCCGGTGTCACCTTCAGCACGCCGGTGCCCGGCATGCGGGCCCCCAACCAGGTGGTCCACAGTGACGCCGGCACGGTGGACCTGCTCGCCAAGGCGGGGGTGGATCTGAGCGCGAACCTGCCCGACCTCGCCGACGGCGCGAGAGTGACGGCCTCGACCACCGCGAGCGGCACCAGCGCCGGCGCCGCGATCGACGGCTACCCGACGAACGAGCCGTTCTGGGGCGCCGGCGGGTCCGCCGCCCAGGACTGGTACGAGATCGACTTCGGTTCGCCGAAGACCGTCGACGAGCTGCGCCTGTACGTCAAGGACAGCCGCCCGGCCGGCGCCACCTACCGGCCGCCGGCGTCGTACCAGGTCCAGTACCACGACGGCAGCGCCTGGGTGAACGTCGGCGCACAGGTCGGCACGCCGGCGGCACCCCAGGGCAACTACAACAACGTCCGCTTCGCCGCGGTGGCCGCCCAGCGGATCCGGGTGGTGCTGACGCACGCCGGCGGCGCGCGGTCCGGCCTGACCGAGGTGCAGGCCTACCACCGCGGCGGGTCCACGCCACCGGCCTCCACCTCGTACGAGGCGGAGGCGAGCGGCAACACCCTGACCGGGCAGGCCGCGGTGCGCTCCTCGGCCGGCGCCTCCGGCGGCGCGCTCGTCGGCTACGTCGGCAACGGCACCGCGAACACGCTGCGGTTCACGAACGTCACGGCGAACGCCGCCGGACCGCGCACGGTCACCGTCTCCTACGCCTCGGCCGAGGCCAGGTCGACACAGATCAGCGTCAACGGAGGCGCCCCGGTCACTGTCGCCACCCGGGCACCGGCGGCTGGGACACCGTCGGCACGGTCAGCGTCACGCTCCCGCTCGACGCGGGCACGAACACCCTCACCTTCGGCAACACCGCGGGCTGGGCGCCGGACCTCGACCGCATCCAGGTCAGCTGAGCCGCGGCGGTGGTAG
- a CDS encoding LacI family DNA-binding transcriptional regulator translates to MRTPEDTPVPRHSIMRDVARLAGVSNQTVSRVLNAHPHVRDDTRRRVLAAVRALDYRRNPAARALVTRRSGTLGIIAYESALYGPTSMLYAIEGAARSAGYFLSVAGLRDLDRRSVLDAVDWLRAQSVEGIIAIAPKPVVAAALAQVSDGLAVVGVGGGHDEAVPNVQIDNAAGARLATRHLLDLGHATVHHVAGPADWPEATERTDGWRAGLHATGRPSPYAVPGAWTARAGYTQGRRLARDPSVTAVFCASDQIALGVLRALHEAGRRVPDEVSVVGFDDMPDAGYFLPPLTTVRQDFAELGRRSLDLLLAQLDAGGDRSAPGRVLLTPELVVRDSTAAPPAAR, encoded by the coding sequence ATGAGGACGCCGGAGGACACACCCGTGCCGAGGCACTCGATCATGCGCGACGTCGCGCGGCTGGCGGGGGTGTCGAACCAGACGGTCTCCCGGGTGCTCAACGCGCACCCGCACGTCCGGGACGACACCCGCCGCCGGGTGCTGGCGGCGGTGCGGGCGCTGGACTACCGCCGCAACCCGGCGGCCCGCGCGCTGGTCACCCGCCGCTCCGGGACGCTCGGCATCATCGCGTACGAGAGCGCCCTGTACGGCCCGACCTCCATGCTGTACGCGATCGAGGGCGCGGCCCGGTCCGCCGGCTACTTCCTGAGCGTGGCGGGACTGCGCGACCTGGACCGCCGGTCGGTGCTGGACGCGGTGGACTGGCTGCGCGCGCAGTCGGTCGAGGGCATCATCGCGATCGCCCCGAAGCCGGTCGTGGCCGCCGCGCTGGCCCAGGTGTCCGACGGCCTGGCGGTCGTCGGCGTGGGCGGCGGGCACGACGAGGCGGTGCCCAACGTCCAGATCGACAACGCCGCGGGCGCCCGGCTGGCCACCCGGCACCTGCTCGACCTCGGGCATGCCACGGTGCATCACGTGGCCGGCCCGGCCGACTGGCCGGAGGCGACCGAGCGGACCGACGGGTGGCGAGCCGGCCTGCACGCCACCGGCCGGCCGTCGCCGTACGCCGTGCCGGGTGCCTGGACCGCCCGGGCCGGCTACACGCAGGGCCGACGACTGGCCCGGGATCCGTCGGTGACGGCGGTCTTCTGCGCCAGCGACCAGATCGCCCTGGGGGTGCTCCGCGCTCTGCACGAGGCGGGCCGGCGGGTGCCGGACGAGGTCAGCGTGGTGGGCTTCGACGACATGCCCGACGCGGGCTACTTCCTGCCCCCGCTGACCACCGTGCGGCAGGACTTCGCCGAACTCGGCCGGCGCAGCCTTGACCTGCTGCTGGCCCAGCTCGACGCGGGCGGGGACCGATCGGCGCCCGGACGCGTGCTCCTGACGCCCGAACTCGTCGTGCGGGACAGCACGGCGGCGCCCCCGGCGGCGCGCTGA
- a CDS encoding carbohydrate ABC transporter permease, whose protein sequence is MEVTAPPDPRRATTRRRFRSGRRQALLGWLFAAPTAAFVAALFAVPLLLVLKMAASRWPLLAGDQGLNAPDNVTRAVSHRFFSDSVVFTVKYTLLATVLLIALGLGLALLVQESSRWNNLLRASFLVPGALGLASASLLFYVIYSPYASPFAPVMRRLDVTFLGSPNAALLSTVFLVVWRYAGFYMVLMLVGLQSIPADVFEAARADGASRWQTFRRVTLPLLRPTLALTTVLCVTGSLLAFEQFYILTKGGPDNSTVTVVQLIYMIAFQGQNDLGVAAALSVVVLVALVLLNALQLRAFRPEER, encoded by the coding sequence ATGGAGGTCACCGCACCACCGGATCCGCGCCGCGCGACGACCCGCCGCCGCTTCCGTTCCGGACGCCGGCAGGCGCTGCTCGGCTGGCTGTTCGCCGCACCCACAGCGGCCTTCGTCGCAGCGCTGTTCGCCGTTCCCCTGCTGCTGGTGCTCAAGATGGCGGCGTCGAGGTGGCCGTTGCTGGCCGGCGACCAGGGACTGAACGCGCCCGACAACGTCACCCGGGCGGTGAGCCACCGCTTCTTCAGCGACTCGGTCGTCTTCACCGTCAAGTACACACTGCTCGCGACGGTGCTGCTGATCGCGCTCGGGCTGGGGCTGGCACTGCTCGTACAGGAGTCGAGCCGGTGGAACAACCTGCTGCGCGCGTCGTTCCTCGTCCCCGGCGCCCTCGGGCTGGCCTCGGCGTCCCTGCTGTTCTACGTGATCTACTCGCCGTACGCCAGCCCGTTCGCGCCGGTGATGCGCCGGCTGGACGTCACGTTCCTCGGCTCACCGAACGCGGCGCTCCTGTCGACCGTCTTCCTCGTCGTCTGGCGCTACGCCGGCTTCTACATGGTGCTCATGCTCGTCGGCCTCCAGAGCATCCCGGCGGACGTCTTCGAGGCCGCGCGCGCGGACGGCGCGAGCCGTTGGCAGACGTTCCGGCGGGTGACCCTGCCGCTGCTGCGCCCGACGCTGGCGCTGACGACGGTGCTCTGCGTGACCGGTTCCCTGCTCGCGTTCGAACAGTTCTACATCCTCACGAAGGGCGGCCCGGACAACAGCACCGTCACCGTCGTGCAGCTGATCTACATGATCGCGTTCCAGGGCCAGAACGACCTCGGCGTCGCCGCCGCGCTGTCGGTCGTCGTCCTGGTGGCCCTGGTCCTGCTCAACGCGCTGCAACTGCGCGCCTTCCGGCCCGAGGAGCGCTGA
- a CDS encoding carbohydrate ABC transporter permease, whose protein sequence is MAVDSRSARTPVDGTPRRPAPAPAAARRPDGLTVAGVALRTPYWVFTGGMALIFLFPLVWTAVASVSPQAGTGQTQGWGFGNYATLAGYQAGVGRYLANSALVSLLTVVLTLSVSLLGGYAFARFRFPGRNALFLLTLAILMVPYATLLIPLYVLLNRVGLQNSLVGVALVLTMFQLPFSTFLMRISFEAVPRELDEAAMVDGCSSFGALRRVLLPAVKPGLITVGLFAFLASWNDFMAPLILINDSERMTLPLAVANLRGQTQGVVDYGATEAGVVVLALPCVVLFLLLQRHYVRGFMSGAVKG, encoded by the coding sequence ATGGCCGTCGACTCCCGTTCCGCCCGGACCCCTGTGGACGGAACGCCCCGGCGTCCTGCCCCGGCGCCGGCCGCCGCGCGCAGGCCGGACGGTCTCACCGTCGCCGGCGTGGCGCTGCGCACGCCGTACTGGGTGTTCACCGGAGGGATGGCGCTGATCTTCCTCTTCCCGCTGGTCTGGACGGCTGTCGCGTCGGTGTCCCCGCAAGCCGGGACCGGCCAGACGCAGGGCTGGGGGTTCGGCAACTACGCGACCCTGGCCGGATACCAGGCGGGCGTGGGGCGCTATCTCGCCAACTCGGCGCTGGTGTCGCTCCTGACGGTCGTGCTCACCCTGTCCGTCTCCCTCCTGGGCGGCTACGCGTTCGCACGGTTCCGCTTCCCCGGGCGCAACGCGCTGTTCCTGCTCACCCTCGCCATCCTGATGGTGCCGTACGCGACCCTGCTCATCCCGCTCTACGTCCTGCTCAACCGGGTCGGGTTGCAGAACTCGCTCGTCGGCGTCGCCCTGGTGCTCACCATGTTCCAGCTCCCGTTCTCCACGTTCCTGATGCGTATCTCCTTCGAGGCGGTGCCGCGTGAACTCGACGAGGCGGCGATGGTCGACGGGTGCTCGTCGTTCGGCGCGCTGCGCCGGGTGCTCCTCCCGGCCGTCAAGCCCGGCCTGATCACCGTCGGACTGTTCGCGTTCCTCGCCTCGTGGAACGACTTCATGGCGCCGCTGATCCTCATCAACGACTCCGAGCGGATGACCCTGCCACTCGCGGTGGCCAACCTTCGCGGCCAGACCCAGGGCGTCGTCGACTACGGCGCGACCGAAGCGGGTGTCGTCGTGCTCGCCCTGCCGTGCGTCGTGCTGTTCCTGCTGCTCCAACGACACTACGTGCGCGGCTTCATGTCCGGCGCGGTGAAGGGATGA
- a CDS encoding LacI family DNA-binding transcriptional regulator, translating into MRRRRSQSVTLMDVAKLAGVSVATASKALNAREEVAPATRRRVQQAAEQLSFQPNGLARGLISGRSHTIGLLTETLGERFAFPVLRGVENALGNERMCVLLCDARGDVIRRQHHIRTLLSRQVDGFVILGDSNDVRPSLSRDLPVPAVYVYGESDDPDDLSVLADDEGGGRLAAEHLVSLGRRRIAHITGPQTYRAARDRVVGLEAVLREAGLPLVGGGPRYGDWSQRWGRQAAAMVINASPDTDAVFCGNDQIATGVVEALRDLGRRTPQDVAVVGYDNWEVFATDCRPPLTTVDLNLEQLGATAVKYLFAALDGNPSRGVIRHPGRLVVRDSTGPPPLGDGPAEGVRTGRRRTGRRGSGSSVPG; encoded by the coding sequence GTGCGTAGACGACGTTCGCAGTCGGTGACTCTGATGGATGTGGCGAAGCTGGCCGGCGTGTCGGTGGCCACCGCGTCCAAGGCGCTCAACGCCCGTGAGGAGGTGGCACCGGCCACCCGCCGGCGGGTGCAGCAGGCCGCCGAGCAGCTCTCCTTCCAGCCGAACGGGCTGGCCCGGGGGCTCATCTCCGGACGCTCCCACACCATCGGGCTGCTGACCGAGACGCTCGGCGAGCGGTTCGCCTTCCCCGTCCTCAGGGGAGTGGAGAACGCCCTGGGCAACGAGCGGATGTGCGTGCTGCTGTGCGACGCCCGCGGCGACGTCATCCGCCGCCAGCACCACATCCGGACGCTGCTGTCACGTCAGGTCGACGGTTTCGTCATCCTCGGCGACTCCAACGACGTCCGGCCGTCGCTGAGCCGCGACCTGCCCGTCCCGGCGGTCTACGTCTACGGCGAGTCGGACGACCCGGACGACCTGTCCGTCCTCGCCGACGACGAGGGCGGCGGTCGGCTCGCGGCCGAGCACCTGGTGTCGCTGGGCCGCCGCCGCATCGCCCACATCACCGGCCCGCAGACCTACCGGGCCGCCCGCGACCGGGTGGTCGGCCTGGAGGCGGTGCTGCGCGAGGCGGGTCTGCCGCTGGTCGGCGGCGGTCCCCGCTACGGCGACTGGTCGCAGCGCTGGGGCCGGCAGGCGGCGGCCATGGTGATCAACGCCTCGCCGGACACGGACGCCGTCTTCTGCGGCAACGACCAGATCGCCACCGGGGTGGTCGAGGCGCTGCGCGACCTCGGCCGCCGTACGCCGCAGGACGTGGCGGTGGTCGGGTACGACAACTGGGAGGTCTTCGCCACCGACTGCCGTCCGCCGCTGACCACAGTGGACCTGAACCTGGAACAACTCGGCGCCACGGCGGTCAAGTACCTCTTCGCGGCGCTGGACGGGAACCCGTCGCGCGGCGTCATCCGGCACCCCGGCCGCCTGGTGGTCCGGGACTCCACCGGCCCGCCCCCGCTCGGGGACGGGCCGGCGGAGGGCGTCAGGACAGGAAGGCGCCGTACGGGCCGGCGAGGATCTGGTTCTTCTGTGCCTGGCTGA
- a CDS encoding family 43 glycosylhydrolase — MDLSRHPRRRTGGAAVAILLLAALLPLLPGSPAQAVSAFGTTVVNQANGNCVEVPGGAATNALQLVQAGCGAGARQTFTVTPVAGTTDRYTITTLTPGSCLDIYGASTADNAAVIQYTCHGGTNQQFRLVANGAAGTVNLTAVSSGKCVAPVNDGGAAGTALVQLPCTSAASRTWRLTGYPGGGPNPGPNTYANPIKVNGPDPWLKYHDGYYYLATTTWNNTVTMRRSRTLDGLAGAADTVLFTLTRPNGAGTMWAPEFHLLDGPNGRRWYLYYVAGRQPFDLGSQRIHVLESAGTDPTGPYTFKADLLDPTADNTWELDPSIMQLNGKLYLLGTYYNGAQPNFIRELSNPWTAAGTRRLLSTPTYGWETSGGAVNEGAEVLQRNGRTFIIFSASHCSTPDYKLGMLTWNGGDPLNSSSWVKSPQPVFQRSDANRVFGPGHNGFFTSPDGTEDWIVYHANSSASGGCDMNRSTRAQKFTWNADGTPNFGTPVATGVRLPAPSGEPAG, encoded by the coding sequence ATGGACCTGTCCCGGCACCCCCGCCGGCGCACCGGTGGGGCCGCCGTCGCGATCCTGCTGCTGGCCGCGCTCCTGCCCCTGCTCCCCGGCAGCCCCGCCCAGGCCGTCAGCGCCTTCGGCACCACAGTCGTCAACCAGGCGAACGGGAACTGTGTCGAGGTGCCCGGCGGCGCCGCCACGAACGCGCTGCAGCTCGTCCAGGCCGGCTGCGGCGCGGGCGCCCGGCAGACCTTCACCGTCACGCCGGTGGCCGGCACGACCGACCGCTACACGATCACCACACTCACCCCCGGCAGCTGTCTCGACATCTACGGCGCGTCCACCGCCGACAACGCCGCCGTCATCCAGTACACCTGCCACGGCGGCACCAACCAGCAGTTCCGCCTGGTGGCCAACGGCGCCGCCGGCACCGTGAACCTGACCGCCGTCTCCAGCGGGAAGTGCGTCGCTCCGGTCAACGACGGCGGCGCGGCCGGCACCGCGCTGGTCCAGTTGCCCTGCACCAGCGCCGCCAGCCGGACGTGGCGGCTCACCGGCTACCCGGGCGGCGGGCCGAACCCCGGCCCCAACACGTACGCCAACCCGATCAAGGTGAACGGACCCGACCCGTGGTTGAAGTACCACGACGGCTACTACTACCTGGCGACCACGACCTGGAACAACACCGTCACGATGCGGCGGTCCCGGACGCTGGACGGGCTGGCCGGCGCGGCCGACACCGTGCTGTTCACCCTCACCCGCCCCAACGGCGCGGGCACCATGTGGGCCCCCGAGTTCCACCTGCTCGACGGCCCGAACGGCAGGCGCTGGTACCTGTACTACGTCGCCGGCCGCCAGCCGTTCGACCTGGGCAGCCAGCGCATCCACGTGCTGGAGAGCGCCGGCACCGACCCGACGGGGCCGTACACGTTCAAGGCCGACCTGCTGGATCCCACCGCCGACAACACCTGGGAGCTGGACCCCAGCATCATGCAGCTCAACGGCAAGCTGTACCTGCTGGGCACGTACTACAACGGCGCACAGCCCAACTTCATCCGCGAGCTGAGCAACCCGTGGACCGCCGCCGGCACGCGGCGCCTGCTGTCCACCCCCACCTACGGCTGGGAGACGTCCGGGGGCGCCGTGAACGAGGGCGCCGAGGTCCTGCAACGCAACGGCCGGACGTTCATCATCTTCTCGGCCAGCCACTGCAGCACACCGGACTACAAGCTCGGGATGCTGACCTGGAACGGCGGCGATCCGCTCAACTCCTCGTCGTGGGTCAAGTCCCCGCAGCCGGTCTTCCAGCGCAGCGACGCCAACCGCGTCTTCGGCCCCGGCCACAACGGCTTCTTCACGTCGCCGGACGGCACCGAGGACTGGATCGTCTACCACGCGAACAGCTCGGCATCCGGCGGCTGCGACATGAACCGCAGCACCCGGGCGCAGAAGTTCACCTGGAACGCCGACGGCACACCGAACTTCGGCACTCCGGTAGCCACCGGGGTGCGGCTCCCCGCCCCCTCCGGCGAGCCGGCCGGCTGA